One genomic segment of Rhinopithecus roxellana isolate Shanxi Qingling chromosome 6, ASM756505v1, whole genome shotgun sequence includes these proteins:
- the SOSTDC1 gene encoding sclerostin domain-containing protein 1, with product MLPPAIHFYLLPLACILMKSCLAFKNDATEILYSHVVKPVPAHPSSNSTMNQARNGGRHFSNTGLDRNTRVQVGCRELRSTKYISDGQCTSISPLKELVCAGECLPLPVLPNWIGGGYGTKYWSRRSSQEWRCVNDKTRTQRIQLQCQDGSTRTYKITVVTACKCKRYTRQHNESSHNFESMSPAKPVQHHRERKRASKSSKHSMS from the exons ATGCTTCCTCCTGCCATTCATTTCTATCTCCTTCCCCTTGCATGCATCCTAATGAAAAGctgtttggcttttaaaaatgatgcCACAGAAATCCTTTATTCACATGTGGTTAAACCTGTTCCAGCACACCCCAGCAGCAACAGCACGATGAATCAAGCCAGAAATGGAGGCAGGCATTTCAGTAACACTGGACTGGATCGGAACA CTCGGGTTCAAGTGGGTTGCCGGGAACTGCGTTCCACCAAATACATCTCTGATGGCCAGTGCACCAGCATCAGCCCTCTGAAGGAGCTGGTGTGTGCTGGTGAGTGCTTGCCCCTGCCAGTGCTCCCTAACTGGATTGGAGGAGGCTATGGAACAAAGTACTGGAGCAGGAGGAGCTCCCAGGAGTGGCGGTGTGTCAATGACAAAACCCGTACACAGAGAATCCAGCTGCAGTGCCAAGATGGCAGCACACGCACCTACAAAATCACAGTAGTCACTGCCTGCAAGTGCAAGAGGTACACCCGGCAGCACAACGAGTCCAGTCACAACTTTGAGAGCATGTCACCTGCCAAGCCCGTCCAGCATCACAGAGAGCGGAAAAGAGCCAGCAAATCCAGCAAGCACAGCATGAGTTAG